One genomic segment of Chiloscyllium plagiosum isolate BGI_BamShark_2017 chromosome 10, ASM401019v2, whole genome shotgun sequence includes these proteins:
- the eif5 gene encoding eukaryotic translation initiation factor 5: MAVNVNRSVSDQFYRYKMPRLIAKVEGKGNGIKTVIVNMVDVAKALNRPPTYPTKFFGCELGAQTQFDSKNDRYIVNGSHEANKLQDMLDGFIRKFVLCNECENPETDLHVNPKKQTIGISCKACGYRGMLDTRHKLCTFILKNPPENGDGGSAKKEKKTKKGKDKENGSVPNSESSTHNEFDAPEAVDGEDDDDDWCEETTEEAQRRRMGEISEHAKNLTLSDDLGKTLEERVNLFYNFVKKKKEEGIIDSADKDLRSEAERLDVIAMGPLILSELLFDENIRDQIKKYKRHFLRFCHGNKKAQKYLLGGFECLVKIHRDQLLPRVPHVLKQLYDADLLEEEVILAWAEKVSKKYVPKELAKEIHAKADPFIKWLKEAEEESEEEEEESEEEKDVEVVYDSSARELKVETLKPIKTKEEEDIDIDAI; this comes from the exons ATGGCTGTCAACGTCAACCGCAGTGTGTCTGACCAATTCTATCGGTACAAAATGCCCCGTCTGATTGCTAAG GTCGAGGGCAAAGGGAATGGTATAAAGACAgtaatagtcaacatggttgaTGTTGCCAAGGCGCTTAATCGGCCTCCAACGT ATCCCACCAAGTTTTTTGGTTGTGAGCTGGGAGCTCAGACCCAGTTTGATTCAAAGAATGACCGTTATATTGTGAATGGATCTCATGAGGCGAATAAGCTGCAAGACATGCTGGATGGATTCATTAGGAAATTTGTCCTTTGTAATGAGTGTGAGAATCCTGAAACTGACCTG CATGTCAATCCAAAGAAACAAACTATTGGTATTTCCTGTAAAGCCTGTGGATACAGAGGCATGCTTGACACACGCCACAAACTCTGCACGTTCATTCTTAAAAATCCACCTG AAAATGGAGATGGTGGCTCAGCCAAGAAAGAGAAGAAAACCAAAAAGGGTAAAGACAAGGAGAATGGATCAGTACCTAATTCAGAATCATCCACCCACAATGAGTTTGATGCACCAGAAGCAGTG GATGGTGAAGATGATGACGATGATTGGTGTGAAGAAACTACAGAGGAAGCCCAGAGGCGTCGAATGGGTGAAATCAGTGAGCATGCCAAAAACTTGACACTCAGTGATGATCTGGGAAAAACATTAGAGGAAAGAGTGAACTTATTCTACAACTTTGTCAAG aaaaagaaggaagagggcATTATTGATTCTGCTGATAAAGATCTTCGATCAGAAGCTGAAAGACTGGATGTAATAGCTATGGGCCCTCTCATACTAAGTGAACTGCTTTTTGATGAGAACATACGAGATCAGATCAAGAAATATAAACGGCACTTTCTACGT TTCTGCCATGGTAATAAAAAGGCTCAGAAGTATTTACTCGGTGGCTTTGAGTGTCTGGTGAAAATACATCGGGACCAACTGCTGCCCAGAGTTCCACATGTATTGAAGCAGCTTTATGATGCTGATCTCTTGGAAGAAGAGGTTATTCTTGCCTGGGCTGAGAAA GTATCCAAGAAGTATGTCCCCAAAGAACTTGCCAAAGAGATACATGCAAAGGCAGATCCATTTATTAAGTGGCTAAAAGAAGCTGAAGAGGAATctgaagaggaagaggaggaatctgaagaggagaaagatgtggag